One genomic window of Elusimicrobiota bacterium includes the following:
- a CDS encoding type II toxin-antitoxin system HicA family toxin, producing MSKELPTISPERAIRAFERLGYKVVRQRGSHARLIHPDGKNRKPLTIPRHHKDLGRGLLRKLCRDAGVMPQQLADLL from the coding sequence ATGTCTAAAGAATTACCCACTATTTCACCCGAACGGGCTATTCGTGCGTTTGAACGGCTGGGCTACAAAGTGGTCCGCCAGCGTGGCAGTCACGCCCGTTTAATTCATCCAGACGGTAAAAACCGAAAGCCTCTGACAATTCCTCGCCATCACAAAGACTTGGGTCGCGGTCTTCTGCGTAAGTTGTGCCGAGACGCAGGCGTAATGCCGCAGCAACTGGCAGATTTGCTTTAA
- a CDS encoding IS630 family transposase, which yields MWCIPELTTEYVEKMEDVLDLYEKPLDKKEPVVCLDEKPVQLLQDARPSLPADKPGTIFKRDSEYVRSGTANVFCAVEPKAGRHITKVTKNRKGPQFAKIISRIAKAYPKARTIHLVVDNLNTHCGKSLTDFYGKKRGASIWNRFTIHYTPKHGSWLDQAEIEIGVFSRQCLGKDRIGDIQSLRSQASAWNRQANRRRLKIDWRFTVKDARKKFKYNFMDSMRSEH from the coding sequence ATGTGGTGCATTCCTGAATTGACGACGGAATACGTTGAAAAGATGGAGGATGTCCTGGACCTTTACGAAAAACCCTTGGACAAGAAAGAGCCAGTTGTCTGCTTGGATGAAAAGCCGGTGCAATTACTCCAAGACGCCCGGCCCTCTCTGCCGGCGGACAAGCCCGGGACTATTTTCAAACGCGACAGCGAATATGTCCGAAGTGGAACCGCCAACGTGTTCTGCGCCGTAGAACCCAAGGCGGGGCGTCATATCACGAAGGTGACCAAGAATCGAAAGGGACCCCAGTTCGCCAAAATAATCTCCAGGATCGCAAAGGCCTATCCTAAAGCCAGGACAATCCACCTGGTCGTGGACAATCTCAATACCCACTGCGGGAAATCCTTGACGGACTTCTACGGGAAGAAGCGGGGCGCAAGCATCTGGAACCGGTTTACAATCCACTACACTCCAAAACATGGAAGCTGGCTTGACCAGGCGGAGATTGAGATTGGGGTGTTTTCCCGTCAGTGTCTCGGCAAGGATCGTATTGGAGACATTCAATCCTTGCGGTCTCAGGCCTCCGCCTGGAATCGTCAAGCGAACCGTCGGCGACTCAAGATTGACTGGAGATTTACGGTCAAGGATGCGAGGAAGAAATTCAAATATAATTTTATGGATTCTATGCGGTCAGAGCACTAG
- the pdxT gene encoding pyridoxal 5'-phosphate synthase glutaminase subunit PdxT: protein MVKIGILALQGDFHEHALMLSSLNAQAREVRREQDLQDLNGLIIPGGESTTIGRLARDYGLLEPLRRFAGSGRPVWGTCAGMIFLAKNIGPEPAHLALMDIEVRRNAFGRQTESFEADLESPFGAFRAVFIRAPLIERAGPDVEVLARLPKGAIVAARQKNLLATSFHPELTADTRWHRFFLTFLANAN from the coding sequence GTGGTTAAAATCGGCATTCTCGCCCTGCAAGGGGATTTTCATGAACATGCCTTGATGCTGAGCTCGCTCAACGCCCAAGCCCGCGAAGTGCGTCGAGAACAAGATTTGCAAGATTTAAACGGCCTGATTATCCCCGGCGGCGAAAGCACGACCATCGGCCGCTTGGCCCGGGATTACGGTCTTCTGGAACCCCTGCGCCGTTTTGCCGGTTCGGGCCGCCCGGTCTGGGGCACCTGCGCCGGGATGATTTTTTTGGCTAAAAACATCGGCCCGGAACCTGCGCACCTGGCCTTGATGGATATCGAAGTCAGACGAAACGCTTTCGGCCGCCAAACGGAAAGCTTCGAAGCCGACCTTGAATCTCCTTTCGGGGCATTCCGCGCCGTTTTCATACGCGCCCCTTTAATCGAACGCGCCGGCCCGGACGTCGAGGTCTTAGCCAGGCTCCCGAAAGGCGCCATCGTCGCCGCCCGTCAAAAAAACCTCCTGGCCACCAGTTTTCATCCGGAATTGACCGCAGATACCCGCTGGCACCGCTTTTTTTTAACCTTCCTGGCAAACGCGAATTAA
- a CDS encoding helix-turn-helix domain-containing protein: MAYKSGKGRKKRNGKLKLKLLPKDRKRLKELMSKGRESVRVVKRARILQLLDAGKSGQAAAEAAGAAIATAYETAWRYEQGGFNRALRDAPRPGKAPALNDKQRQKIVAMVCSAPPAGFARWSVRLIVEEVRKRKLVPRVGRETVRVLLKSHHLKPWREKNVVHS; the protein is encoded by the coding sequence ATGGCGTACAAATCAGGGAAGGGGAGAAAGAAGAGAAATGGGAAGTTGAAGCTAAAATTGCTGCCGAAGGATAGGAAAAGACTCAAGGAGCTTATGAGCAAAGGCAGAGAATCCGTCAGGGTTGTAAAAAGGGCGCGAATTTTACAGTTATTGGATGCGGGGAAATCAGGGCAGGCCGCTGCCGAGGCGGCTGGCGCCGCGATTGCCACTGCCTATGAGACCGCATGGCGGTATGAGCAGGGCGGCTTTAATCGTGCTTTACGGGATGCGCCTCGTCCTGGAAAGGCCCCCGCGCTCAACGACAAACAGCGGCAAAAAATCGTTGCCATGGTCTGCAGCGCGCCGCCGGCAGGATTCGCTCGTTGGAGCGTGCGCTTAATCGTCGAAGAGGTTCGCAAACGCAAGTTGGTACCCAGGGTGGGACGGGAAACCGTCCGGGTTCTCCTAAAAAGCCACCACCTCAAACCCTGGCGGGAAAAAAATGTGGTGCATTCCTGA
- the pdxS gene encoding pyridoxal 5'-phosphate synthase lyase subunit PdxS: protein MEKTTGTWTVKSGLAQMFKGGVIMDVTTADQAKIAEEAGACAVMALERVPADIRREGGVARMADPEKILKIMEAVSIPVMAKCRIGHFVEAQALQSMGVDFIDESEVLTPADEEHHIDKQPFNVPFVCGCRNLGEALRRIAEGAAMIRTKGEAGTGDVVEAVRHARALKREILALKDLSGKELKRAAKDMRVPPALVKEVAANGKLPVVNFAAGGIATPADAALMMQLGMEGVFVGSGIFKSGDPAKRAQAIVRATTHYHDPAVIVEVSKGLGEPMSGIAARTIPETQQLAARGL, encoded by the coding sequence ATGGAAAAAACCACCGGGACTTGGACCGTCAAATCAGGTTTGGCCCAAATGTTCAAAGGCGGCGTCATCATGGACGTCACCACCGCGGACCAAGCCAAAATCGCCGAGGAAGCCGGCGCTTGCGCGGTCATGGCCTTGGAGCGCGTGCCCGCGGATATCCGCAGGGAAGGCGGCGTCGCGCGCATGGCCGATCCTGAAAAAATTCTGAAAATCATGGAGGCCGTGTCCATCCCGGTGATGGCCAAATGCCGCATCGGCCATTTCGTCGAAGCCCAGGCCCTCCAATCCATGGGCGTTGATTTTATCGATGAGTCCGAAGTGTTGACCCCGGCCGACGAAGAACACCATATCGACAAGCAGCCGTTTAACGTCCCTTTTGTCTGCGGCTGCCGCAATCTCGGAGAAGCCCTGCGCCGCATCGCGGAAGGCGCGGCCATGATCCGCACCAAGGGCGAAGCCGGAACTGGCGATGTCGTCGAAGCCGTGCGCCATGCGCGCGCGCTCAAACGTGAAATTCTTGCGCTCAAGGATCTCAGCGGCAAAGAGCTTAAGCGGGCGGCTAAAGACATGCGCGTTCCCCCGGCCTTGGTCAAAGAAGTGGCGGCCAACGGCAAATTACCGGTGGTCAATTTTGCGGCCGGCGGCATTGCGACGCCTGCGGACGCGGCGTTGATGATGCAATTGGGCATGGAAGGGGTTTTTGTGGGCAGCGGCATCTTCAAGTCCGGTGATCCCGCCAAACGAGCCCAGGCCATTGTCCGGGCGACCACGCATTATCATGACCCGGCCGTTATCGTCGAGGTTTCCAAGGGCCTCGGCGAACCCATGTCCGGCATCGCGGCTAGAACCATCCCCGAAACACAACAACTCGCCGCCCGCGGCCTCTAA